In Chiroxiphia lanceolata isolate bChiLan1 chromosome 9, bChiLan1.pri, whole genome shotgun sequence, one DNA window encodes the following:
- the LOC116791135 gene encoding cytochrome P450 4B1-like isoform X1: MKLLWLGVDVSRVLHLAAVFCLTCVLLKAIQLYHRRRELLRALAAFPGHPTHWLFGHVHEFLKEEEVLEKAEIWAWKYQPAHPVWFGSFSAFLVVSNPDYAKVLLGRGDPKDNMSYKHLIPWIGNGLLVLHGPKWHQHRKLLTPGFHYDVLKPYVALMAESTNVMLDKWEKLITDGKSVELFEHVSLMTLDSIMKCAFSCHSDCQTNRENTYIQAVYDLCYMVDRRLRIFPYHNNIIYWLSPQGFRFRKACRIAHDHTDKVIRERKESLKDEQEFEKIQKKRHLDFLDILLCAKDENGAGLSNEDLRAEVDTFMFEGHDTTASGISWLFYCLASHPEHQARCREEIQGILGDRQTIQWEDLSKMTYSTMCIKESLRLYPPVPGVARQLSKPITFPDGNTLPEGTVAAVSIYLIHRNPAIWKDPLVFDPSRFSPENVSGRHSHAFLPFSAGMRNCIGQQFAMNELKVALALTLLRFELLPDPANPPVKITRITLRSKNGIHLYLKKIR; this comes from the exons ATGAAGCTCCTGTGGCTGGGCGTGGATGTCTCCAGGGTGCTGCACCTGGCCGCGGTGTTCTGCCTGACCTGCGTGCTGCTGAAGGCCATCCAGCTGTACCACCGGCGGCGGGAGCTGCTCCGGGCTCTGGCCGCCTTCCCCGGGCACCCGACACACTGGCTCTTCGGCCACGTCCACGAG TTTCTCAAGGAGGAAGAGGtgctggaaaaggcagagatcTGGGCATGGAAGTACCAGCCTGCTCACCCTGTGTGGTTTGGGAGTTTCTCGGCATTCCTGGTTGTCAGCAATCCCGACTACGCCAAGGTTCTGCTGGGCAGAGGAG atccTAAGGATAACATGAGCTATAAACACCTTATCCCATGGATTG GGAACGGGTTGCTGGTCTTACATGGGCCAAAATGGCACCAACATCGAAAACTCCTGACTCCAGGGTTTCATTACGACGTCTTGAAACCGTACGTGGCCCTGATGGCAGAGTCTACTAACGTGATGCTG GATAAATGGGAAAAGCTGATCACAGATGGAAAATCAGTGGAGCTCTTTGAGCATGTCAGCTTGATGACTCTCGATAGCATCATGAAATGTGCCTTCAGTTGTCACAGCGACTGCCAGACCAAcag ggaaAACACCTACATCCAGGCTGTTTACGACCTCTGCTACATGGTGGATCGACGCCTCCGCATCTTCCCCTACCACAACAACATCATTTACTGGCTCAGCCCCCAGGGATTTCGGTTCAGGAAGGCCTGCCGGATTGCTCATGACCACACAG ACAAGGTGATCCGTGAGAGAAAGGAATCCCTAAAAGATGAACAGGAATTTGAAAAGATCCAGAAGAAGAGACATTTGGACTTCTTGGACATTCTACTGTGTGCCAAA GATGAGAATGGAGCTGGACTGTCCAACGAGGACCTGCGTGCCGAGGTGGACACATTCATGTTTGAGGGCCATGATACCACAGCCAGTGGGATCTCCTGGCTCTTCTACTGCCTGGCATCACACCCTGAGCACCAGGCACGGTGCCGGGAGGAGATCCAGGGCATCCTGGGGGACCGGCAGACAATTCAGTG GGAGGACCTGAGCAAGATGACTTACAGCACCATGTGCATCAAGGAGAGCCTTCGCCTTTACCCACCAGTGCCTGGTGTGGCCCGGCAGCTCAGCAAACCCATCACCTTCCCTGATGGAAACACCTTGCCAGAAG GCACCGTTGCTGCAGTAAGCATTTACCTCATTCACAGGAACCCTGCAATATGGAAAGATCCTTTG gTGTTTGACCCTTCCCGGTTTTCCCCAGAGAATGTCTCTGGCAGGCACTCCCACGCCTTCCTGCCTTTTTCTGCTGGAATGAG GAACTGCATCGGGCAGCAGTTTGCCATGAACGAGCTGAAGGTGGCACTGGCTCTGACCCTGCTCCGCTTCGAGCTCTTGCCTGACCCTGCCAATCCTCCCGTCAAAATAACTCGGATCACTCTTCGCTCCAAGAATGGGATTCACCTGTATCTAAAGAAAATCCGCTGA
- the LOC116791135 gene encoding cytochrome P450 4B1-like isoform X2, producing MLIAQPCASENVFAHHKMQFLKEEEVLEKAEIWAWKYQPAHPVWFGSFSAFLVVSNPDYAKVLLGRGDPKDNMSYKHLIPWIGNGLLVLHGPKWHQHRKLLTPGFHYDVLKPYVALMAESTNVMLDKWEKLITDGKSVELFEHVSLMTLDSIMKCAFSCHSDCQTNRENTYIQAVYDLCYMVDRRLRIFPYHNNIIYWLSPQGFRFRKACRIAHDHTDKVIRERKESLKDEQEFEKIQKKRHLDFLDILLCAKDENGAGLSNEDLRAEVDTFMFEGHDTTASGISWLFYCLASHPEHQARCREEIQGILGDRQTIQWEDLSKMTYSTMCIKESLRLYPPVPGVARQLSKPITFPDGNTLPEGTVAAVSIYLIHRNPAIWKDPLVFDPSRFSPENVSGRHSHAFLPFSAGMRNCIGQQFAMNELKVALALTLLRFELLPDPANPPVKITRITLRSKNGIHLYLKKIR from the exons ATGCTAATTGCTCAGCCGTGTGCAAGTGAGAATGTATTTGCCCACCACAAAATGCAG TTTCTCAAGGAGGAAGAGGtgctggaaaaggcagagatcTGGGCATGGAAGTACCAGCCTGCTCACCCTGTGTGGTTTGGGAGTTTCTCGGCATTCCTGGTTGTCAGCAATCCCGACTACGCCAAGGTTCTGCTGGGCAGAGGAG atccTAAGGATAACATGAGCTATAAACACCTTATCCCATGGATTG GGAACGGGTTGCTGGTCTTACATGGGCCAAAATGGCACCAACATCGAAAACTCCTGACTCCAGGGTTTCATTACGACGTCTTGAAACCGTACGTGGCCCTGATGGCAGAGTCTACTAACGTGATGCTG GATAAATGGGAAAAGCTGATCACAGATGGAAAATCAGTGGAGCTCTTTGAGCATGTCAGCTTGATGACTCTCGATAGCATCATGAAATGTGCCTTCAGTTGTCACAGCGACTGCCAGACCAAcag ggaaAACACCTACATCCAGGCTGTTTACGACCTCTGCTACATGGTGGATCGACGCCTCCGCATCTTCCCCTACCACAACAACATCATTTACTGGCTCAGCCCCCAGGGATTTCGGTTCAGGAAGGCCTGCCGGATTGCTCATGACCACACAG ACAAGGTGATCCGTGAGAGAAAGGAATCCCTAAAAGATGAACAGGAATTTGAAAAGATCCAGAAGAAGAGACATTTGGACTTCTTGGACATTCTACTGTGTGCCAAA GATGAGAATGGAGCTGGACTGTCCAACGAGGACCTGCGTGCCGAGGTGGACACATTCATGTTTGAGGGCCATGATACCACAGCCAGTGGGATCTCCTGGCTCTTCTACTGCCTGGCATCACACCCTGAGCACCAGGCACGGTGCCGGGAGGAGATCCAGGGCATCCTGGGGGACCGGCAGACAATTCAGTG GGAGGACCTGAGCAAGATGACTTACAGCACCATGTGCATCAAGGAGAGCCTTCGCCTTTACCCACCAGTGCCTGGTGTGGCCCGGCAGCTCAGCAAACCCATCACCTTCCCTGATGGAAACACCTTGCCAGAAG GCACCGTTGCTGCAGTAAGCATTTACCTCATTCACAGGAACCCTGCAATATGGAAAGATCCTTTG gTGTTTGACCCTTCCCGGTTTTCCCCAGAGAATGTCTCTGGCAGGCACTCCCACGCCTTCCTGCCTTTTTCTGCTGGAATGAG GAACTGCATCGGGCAGCAGTTTGCCATGAACGAGCTGAAGGTGGCACTGGCTCTGACCCTGCTCCGCTTCGAGCTCTTGCCTGACCCTGCCAATCCTCCCGTCAAAATAACTCGGATCACTCTTCGCTCCAAGAATGGGATTCACCTGTATCTAAAGAAAATCCGCTGA